The genomic stretch GTCGGCGCCGACGGCGTCGATCAACGCCAGCGGCCCGATCGGCAGGTTCGCCCCGAGCGTCATGGCGGCGTCGATCGCCTCCGGCGTCGCGTGCCCCTCGTCGGCGAGGGCGGCCGCCTCGTTCAGGTAGGGGATCAACAGGCGGTTGACGAGGAAGCCGGGGCGGTCCTCGCACCGGACGGGGGTCTTGCCCAGTTGCGTCGCGAACGCCTCGAGCGCGTCGAGCGTCCCGTCGAGCGTGTGCGCGCCGCGCACGAGCTCGACGAGCGGGAGGGCCGACACGGGATGGAAGAAGTGCAGGCCGGCGAAGCGTTCCGCGGCGCCCGACGCGGCCCCGAGCGCCGTGATCGACAGGCTCGAGGTGTTGCTCGCCAGGAGCGCCCCCGCCGGCGCGGCGGGCCCCGCCTCGCGCCACAGGGCGGCCTTCAGGTCGGCGTCCTCCGTCGCCGCCTCGAGGACCACGTCCGCGTCCGCGAGGGCGGTGGGGACGGCGTCGCGCACCGCGAAGCGGGCGGCGGCGGCGTCCGCCTCCGCCGCCTCGAGGCGGCCCTTCGCGGCGGC from Trueperaceae bacterium encodes the following:
- a CDS encoding 3-hydroxyacyl-CoA dehydrogenase NAD-binding domain-containing protein — encoded protein: MSDPVAPLRVAVLGLGTMGRGIATATLAAGHTVVAYDPVAAARDAAAGHVAAALDRAAAKGRLEAAEADAAAARFAVRDAVPTALADADVVLEAATEDADLKAALWREAGPAAPAGALLASNTSSLSITALGAASGAAERFAGLHFFHPVSALPLVELVRGAHTLDGTLDALEAFATQLGKTPVRCEDRPGFLVNRLLIPYLNEAAALADEGHATPEAIDAAMTLGANLPIGPLALIDAVGADVVLAIMETLHEEFGDPKYRPAAGLRRQVRAGRLGRKSGVGYHAYDDA